In Janibacter sp. CX7, a single genomic region encodes these proteins:
- a CDS encoding GTPase domain-containing protein: MGEMPRGRDDGSLLTRVTALRDEVERSRLVLDLPSTRQARGERQALLDQLDDYVIPRLESMDAPLLAVVGGSTGSGKSTLVNSILRREVSRSGVLRPTTTSPVLIHHPDDERWFRDARVLPSLARVTGGEGEPQPGTVRLTPSTALPPGMAILDAPDIDSVVSANRELATQLLAAADLWLFVTTAARYADAIPWRLLRQASERGTAVAIVLDRVDRPAMADVRTHLVEMLREQGLETAPVFTVPETDLTADGLIPDADIERVRSWLTALAGDQRARTIIIRQTLQGALRSLDGRATSVIEAAQAQREQASSLTQVAYDAYDAAEQGVTDGMKDGQLLRGEVLARWQEFVGTGEFFRKVETGVSRLRDRVTSAVAGGPPPAAELDQALHTGVSALLIAEADAAAATIARTWRGTEAGPLVLEAHPELARSSRGLESEVERLVRDWQGDVLDIVRSEGGNRRTNARIAAYGVNGIGLFLMLVSFAHTGGVLVAPEVAIAGGTTALAQKVLEAIFGDQAVRDMARKARQLLLDRVETLYEDERDRYTAVTGELSVSEAQIRRLQQAAAAVGEEAR; this comes from the coding sequence ATGGGTGAGATGCCGAGGGGACGCGACGACGGCAGCCTCCTGACCCGCGTGACCGCCCTGCGTGACGAGGTCGAGCGGAGCCGGCTGGTGCTCGACCTGCCGAGCACGCGGCAGGCGCGCGGGGAGCGTCAGGCGCTGCTCGACCAGCTCGACGACTACGTCATCCCCAGACTCGAGTCGATGGACGCCCCGCTGCTCGCGGTGGTGGGCGGCTCGACCGGCTCCGGCAAGTCCACGCTGGTCAACTCCATCCTCCGTCGCGAGGTGAGCCGCTCCGGCGTGCTGCGCCCGACGACGACCAGCCCCGTGCTCATCCACCACCCCGACGACGAGCGCTGGTTCCGCGACGCGCGGGTCCTCCCTTCGCTCGCCCGGGTCACCGGTGGCGAAGGGGAGCCGCAGCCCGGCACGGTGCGCCTCACCCCGTCGACGGCGCTGCCGCCGGGCATGGCGATCCTCGACGCACCCGACATCGACTCGGTCGTCTCGGCCAACCGCGAGCTGGCGACCCAGCTGCTCGCGGCGGCCGACCTGTGGCTCTTCGTCACGACCGCCGCGCGCTACGCCGACGCGATCCCGTGGCGGCTGCTGCGGCAGGCCTCCGAGCGCGGCACCGCCGTCGCGATCGTCCTCGACCGCGTCGACCGGCCGGCGATGGCCGACGTCCGCACCCACCTCGTCGAGATGCTGCGCGAGCAGGGTCTGGAGACGGCGCCGGTCTTCACCGTCCCCGAGACCGACCTGACGGCCGACGGGCTGATCCCCGATGCCGACATCGAGCGGGTGCGCAGCTGGCTCACGGCGCTCGCCGGCGACCAGCGGGCCCGCACGATCATCATCCGCCAGACGCTGCAGGGCGCCCTGCGGTCGCTCGACGGCCGGGCCACCTCGGTCATCGAGGCGGCGCAGGCCCAGCGCGAGCAGGCCAGCTCGCTCACCCAGGTCGCCTACGACGCCTACGACGCGGCCGAGCAGGGCGTCACCGACGGGATGAAGGACGGGCAGCTGCTGCGCGGCGAGGTCCTCGCCCGGTGGCAGGAGTTCGTCGGCACCGGCGAGTTCTTCCGCAAGGTGGAGACGGGAGTCTCGCGCCTGCGCGACCGGGTCACCTCCGCCGTCGCCGGTGGGCCGCCGCCGGCGGCCGAGCTCGACCAGGCCCTGCACACCGGGGTGAGCGCGCTGCTCATCGCCGAGGCCGATGCGGCGGCCGCGACGATCGCCCGCACCTGGCGGGGCACCGAGGCCGGCCCCCTCGTCCTCGAGGCACACCCCGAGCTGGCCCGCTCCTCGCGGGGCCTCGAGAGCGAGGTCGAGCGCCTCGTGCGCGACTGGCAGGGCGACGTGCTCGACATCGTGCGCTCGGAGGGCGGCAACCGTCGCACCAACGCGCGCATCGCCGCCTACGGGGTCAACGGCATCGGCCTCTTCCTCATGCTGGTCTCCTTCGCCCACACCGGCGGCGTGCTCGTCGCCCCCGAGGTGGCCATCGCCGGCGGCACGACCGCACTGGCGCAAAAGGTGCTCGAAGCGATCTTCGGCGACCAGGCGGTGCGCGACATGGCCCGCAAGGCGCGCCAGCTGCTCCTCGACCGGGTCGAGACGCTCTACGAGGACGAGCGCGACCGCTACACCGCCGTCACCGGCGAGCTGAGCGTGAGCGAGGCGCAGATCCGTCGACTCCAGCAGGCCGCCGCCGCGGTCGGTGAGGAGGCGCGATGA
- a CDS encoding 4'-phosphopantetheinyl transferase superfamily protein: MPVRITVREAGVSDSPDDLAILGAGERARAGRKREAAPFVTGHALVRRVLGELLDRDPAALEFARRCATCGSDQHGKPSLVNAPGWHFSLSYTGAGAIVAVAQGVEVGVDIEDLTDADFEGFARTTLAADEVAGFGSLDGHDLLVARARVWARKEAVLKATGRGLVVDPSEVLVSGPGEPARLVDWRAEEPRPAQISLADVDVTTDDHRAAVAALTDEQLVVEPA; the protein is encoded by the coding sequence ATGCCTGTCCGGATCACCGTGCGTGAGGCGGGGGTCTCCGACTCCCCCGACGACCTGGCGATCCTCGGCGCGGGCGAGCGCGCCCGCGCCGGGCGCAAGCGGGAGGCCGCTCCCTTCGTCACCGGGCACGCCCTCGTGCGGCGGGTCCTCGGCGAGCTGCTCGACCGCGACCCGGCGGCGCTCGAGTTCGCCCGGCGCTGCGCCACCTGCGGCAGCGACCAGCACGGCAAGCCCAGCCTCGTAAACGCCCCCGGCTGGCACTTCTCCCTCTCCTACACCGGTGCCGGCGCGATCGTCGCCGTCGCCCAGGGCGTCGAGGTGGGCGTCGACATCGAGGACCTCACCGACGCCGACTTCGAGGGCTTCGCGCGCACGACGCTCGCGGCCGACGAGGTCGCCGGCTTCGGCAGCCTCGACGGGCACGATCTGCTCGTCGCCCGCGCCCGGGTGTGGGCGCGCAAGGAGGCCGTCCTCAAGGCGACCGGCCGCGGGCTCGTCGTCGACCCCTCCGAGGTCCTCGTCTCCGGGCCCGGCGAGCCGGCGCGGCTCGTCGACTGGCGGGCCGAGGAGCCGCGCCCCGCGCAGATCTCCCTCGCCGACGTCGACGTCACGACCGACGACCACCGGGCCGCCGTCGCCGCCCTGACCGACGAGCAGCTCGTGGTCGAGCCGGCCTGA
- a CDS encoding GTPase family protein, translated as MSPRNRLRRGTQGALTADELTARADALATALDTGADRLDPRAAGRAREVVDKVHERTALVGGHTVVALAGATGSGKSSLFNALAGADVATVGQRRPTTSTPTAAVWGSEPAGALLDWLSVGTRHQVPDPGDLEGLVLVDLPDFDSRESANREEARRVLELVDVFVWVTDPQKYADAVLHDDYVAVLREYGAVTLVVLNQVDRLPAGGQEQIAADLTRLLERDGLDEHEVVGTSTRSGAGLDDLRARLHDAVEHADAARHRLGADVRTAAGELLDSVGEQGAGVSDRARAELVDALARSAGVPTVVDAVARDFRMESWARTGWPFTRWVRAFRPAPLKRLRLDRDVAGSPDITEQDVRAVLGRSSIPPPAPAARAAVDLAARRIGSSAGEGLPTRWADAVADAARPSDADLADELDQAVLRTSLRGRKPAWWAVFSLLQILLALAAVVGLVWLVVIALAGWLQLPEVPTVDVGPFAMPFLLLVGGLLGGLLLAAIARWLAGIGARKRAATVDKRLRRAIGEVGDARVVEPVTQVLAEHERTRAGIERALGRTR; from the coding sequence ATGAGCCCGCGCAACCGCCTTCGTCGTGGGACGCAGGGCGCTCTCACGGCCGACGAGCTGACCGCCCGCGCCGACGCCCTGGCCACCGCGCTCGACACCGGGGCCGACCGTCTCGACCCACGGGCCGCGGGGCGTGCCCGCGAGGTCGTCGACAAGGTGCACGAGCGCACCGCCCTCGTCGGCGGGCACACGGTCGTCGCGCTCGCGGGGGCGACCGGCTCGGGGAAGTCGTCACTCTTCAACGCACTCGCCGGTGCCGACGTGGCGACGGTGGGGCAGCGTCGCCCGACGACCTCGACCCCGACCGCCGCGGTCTGGGGGAGCGAGCCCGCGGGCGCGCTGCTCGACTGGCTGTCCGTCGGCACGCGCCACCAGGTACCTGACCCCGGCGACCTCGAGGGGCTCGTCCTCGTCGACCTGCCCGACTTCGACTCCCGCGAGTCGGCCAACCGCGAGGAGGCGCGCCGGGTGCTCGAGCTCGTCGACGTCTTCGTCTGGGTGACCGACCCGCAGAAGTACGCCGACGCCGTCCTCCACGACGACTACGTCGCCGTGCTGCGCGAGTACGGCGCCGTCACCCTCGTCGTGCTCAACCAGGTCGACCGGCTGCCGGCCGGGGGGCAGGAGCAGATCGCCGCCGACCTGACCCGCCTGCTCGAGCGTGACGGCCTCGACGAGCACGAGGTCGTCGGCACCTCGACCCGCAGCGGAGCGGGTCTCGACGACCTGCGCGCCCGCCTGCACGACGCCGTCGAGCACGCCGATGCCGCCCGCCACCGCCTCGGTGCCGATGTGCGCACCGCCGCCGGCGAGCTGCTCGACTCGGTCGGCGAGCAGGGCGCCGGGGTGTCCGACCGGGCGCGTGCCGAGCTCGTCGACGCCCTCGCCCGCAGCGCGGGGGTGCCGACCGTCGTCGATGCCGTCGCACGCGACTTCCGGATGGAGTCGTGGGCGCGTACCGGCTGGCCCTTCACCCGGTGGGTCCGCGCCTTCCGTCCCGCTCCGCTCAAGCGGCTGCGGCTCGACCGCGACGTCGCCGGGTCGCCGGACATCACCGAGCAGGACGTGCGTGCCGTGCTCGGACGCTCGTCGATCCCGCCGCCGGCACCCGCGGCCCGGGCAGCGGTCGACCTCGCGGCCCGGCGGATCGGATCGAGCGCCGGCGAGGGCCTGCCCACGCGCTGGGCCGATGCCGTCGCCGACGCCGCCCGTCCCTCCGACGCCGACCTCGCCGACGAGCTCGACCAGGCGGTGCTGCGCACCTCGCTGCGCGGACGCAAGCCGGCGTGGTGGGCGGTCTTCAGCCTGCTACAGATCCTCCTGGCGCTCGCAGCCGTCGTCGGGCTCGTCTGGCTCGTCGTCATCGCGCTCGCCGGGTGGCTGCAGCTGCCTGAGGTCCCCACGGTGGACGTCGGGCCCTTCGCGATGCCCTTCCTGCTGCTCGTCGGCGGTCTGCTCGGCGGGCTGCTGCTCGCCGCCATCGCCCGCTGGCTGGCCGGCATCGGCGCCCGCAAGCGCGCCGCGACGGTCGACAAGCGGCTGCGTCGGGCCATCGGCGAGGTCGGTGATGCTCGCGTCGTCGAGCCCGTGACGCAGGTGCTCGCCGAGCACGAGCGCACCCGCGCGGGGATCGAGCGGGCTCTCGGCCGGACGCGCTAG
- a CDS encoding maleylpyruvate isomerase family mycothiol-dependent enzyme, whose translation MDTATVWRWTHAERAALEATLTSLPPQAWEHPSLCDGWSVKDVAAHVISNPQIGWAQMPGLVARNLGHGYNGMIKREVQRLGATQTPQSVLADFERYRGSTRHVPTTTAVEPLVDAIVHHQDILRPLGLEHSPDPTAAVVAADRCRLLSPLLGGRRLLRSVRMVATDVDWVRGDGPELTGPVLELLMVCAGRARAARGLTGEGVSLLPPAA comes from the coding sequence ATGGACACGGCCACGGTGTGGCGCTGGACCCATGCCGAGCGGGCGGCCCTCGAGGCGACCCTGACGTCCCTGCCCCCGCAGGCCTGGGAGCACCCCTCGCTGTGCGACGGGTGGAGCGTCAAGGACGTCGCCGCCCACGTCATCTCGAACCCCCAGATCGGCTGGGCCCAGATGCCGGGCCTGGTCGCCCGCAACCTCGGTCACGGCTACAACGGGATGATCAAGCGCGAGGTCCAGCGGCTCGGCGCGACCCAGACCCCGCAGTCGGTCCTCGCCGACTTCGAGCGATATCGGGGGTCGACACGTCACGTGCCCACGACGACGGCCGTCGAGCCCCTCGTCGACGCGATCGTCCACCACCAGGACATCCTGCGTCCCCTCGGCCTCGAGCACTCGCCGGACCCGACGGCGGCCGTGGTGGCGGCCGACCGGTGCCGTCTGCTCAGCCCGCTGCTCGGCGGCCGCCGGCTGCTGCGCAGCGTGCGCATGGTCGCGACCGACGTCGACTGGGTCCGCGGTGACGGGCCGGAGCTCACCGGCCCGGTCCTCGAGCTGCTCATGGTGTGCGCGGGCCGGGCCCGCGCCGCACGCGGGTTGACCGGCGAGGGCGTGTCGCTGCTCCCGCCGGCGGCCTAG
- a CDS encoding PrsW family intramembrane metalloprotease, whose protein sequence is MLRRSAPEEPEWYRTATRSVLLAEEAARTDSRQQVLAQQQAYEEQQRLAQQARAQQQAQAAYAHQQPGAQHAGAQQQASAAWAHQQAQHAAWLQQQSYTAHYVPAQAQANPTPRPTLRTWLLGGTVVVGSLVLALIFALYFGLSFGILTTLIGLVFALIPLAIVVPIFLWLDRFEAEPWRYLVTAFLYGALGSTLISLVLNTIGGVFLLGVTDPESANVLGAVIVAPLVEETFKGVFLLVMWWFMRKEFNGLTDGIVYAGIVAAGFAFTENILYLGRALTEGGTPAFVVTFVLRGIISPFLHPMFTTMTGIAVGMAALSRSTPVKVVAPIIGWCAAVLLHGLWNLSASSGTTGLILGLCFGFVAFVSFVAFVIWTRSREGKVIGEHLLPYADSGWISRDEVAMLASMKERRVARRWARASGGAVSLQSMRAFQDSASELALLRFRKLRHEADHDALQQERVLLDSMTARRREFAGA, encoded by the coding sequence ATGCTGCGCCGCAGCGCACCGGAGGAGCCCGAGTGGTATCGCACCGCCACCCGCTCGGTCCTGCTCGCCGAGGAGGCGGCCCGCACCGACTCCCGTCAGCAGGTGCTCGCGCAGCAGCAGGCCTACGAGGAGCAGCAGCGCCTGGCCCAGCAGGCCCGGGCGCAGCAGCAGGCGCAGGCCGCCTACGCGCACCAGCAGCCCGGTGCCCAGCACGCGGGCGCCCAGCAGCAGGCCAGCGCCGCCTGGGCCCACCAGCAGGCCCAGCACGCCGCGTGGCTACAGCAGCAGAGCTACACCGCCCACTACGTGCCGGCCCAGGCGCAGGCCAACCCGACCCCGCGCCCCACGCTGCGCACCTGGCTGCTCGGCGGCACCGTGGTCGTCGGCTCCCTCGTCCTCGCCCTGATCTTCGCGCTCTACTTCGGGCTGAGCTTCGGCATCCTGACCACCCTCATCGGCCTCGTCTTCGCGCTCATCCCGCTGGCGATCGTCGTGCCGATCTTCCTGTGGCTCGACCGCTTCGAGGCCGAGCCGTGGCGCTACCTCGTCACGGCCTTCCTCTACGGCGCGCTCGGCTCGACGCTCATCTCGCTCGTGCTCAACACCATCGGCGGGGTCTTCCTGCTCGGCGTCACCGACCCGGAGTCGGCCAACGTGCTCGGCGCCGTCATCGTCGCCCCGCTCGTGGAGGAGACCTTCAAGGGGGTCTTCCTGCTCGTCATGTGGTGGTTCATGCGCAAGGAGTTCAACGGCCTGACCGACGGCATCGTCTACGCCGGCATCGTCGCGGCGGGCTTCGCCTTCACCGAGAACATCCTCTACCTCGGCCGCGCGCTCACCGAGGGCGGGACGCCGGCCTTCGTCGTCACCTTCGTGCTGCGCGGCATCATCAGCCCCTTCCTCCACCCGATGTTCACGACGATGACCGGTATCGCGGTCGGCATGGCGGCGCTGTCGCGCTCGACGCCGGTCAAGGTCGTCGCGCCGATCATCGGCTGGTGCGCCGCGGTCCTGCTCCACGGGCTGTGGAACCTCAGCGCCTCCTCCGGCACGACCGGCCTGATCCTCGGCCTGTGCTTCGGCTTCGTCGCCTTCGTCTCCTTCGTCGCCTTCGTCATCTGGACCCGCTCGCGGGAGGGCAAGGTCATCGGTGAGCACCTGCTGCCCTATGCGGACTCCGGGTGGATCTCCCGCGACGAGGTCGCGATGCTCGCGTCGATGAAGGAGCGGCGGGTGGCCCGCCGCTGGGCCCGCGCCAGCGGCGGAGCGGTCAGCCTGCAGTCCATGCGGGCCTTCCAGGACTCCGCGTCCGAGCTGGCGCTGCTGCGCTTCCGCAAGCTGCGCCACGAGGCCGACCACGATGCGCTCCAGCAGGAGCGGGTCCTCCTCGACTCGATGACGGCCAGGCGAAGGGAGTTCGCCGGCGCCTGA
- a CDS encoding phosphatase PAP2 family protein → MQTVRSWPYTVAVVVSILVGATALVGTHSLGIPLKDPEGFLGPAYVRLPALALLLFGIGLVIAGLRRAGWRELPRGMAEVARHEWSLRRIVYIATGLITFYVCYVGYRNLKSVLPVYRQDVLFDNQLLDVDRVLFGGADPAAVLHTILPPDLAAPVLSFVYLLYLPLVPVSLMAVLVLCRDLSVGAWYATSLSLNWVLGAVSYYILPALGPVYVRPDLFAGLPDSGVGELQTALLRNRLEFLADPRSSDVIQGVAAFASLHVSVTFALALFLQRTASTRSLRIGAWTFFGLTFLATIYFGWHYVLDNIAGMLIGYIAVVVGGWATGQRRRGNQAVVVTGETEGSRSLASA, encoded by the coding sequence ATGCAGACCGTTCGCAGCTGGCCCTACACCGTCGCTGTGGTCGTCTCGATCCTCGTCGGGGCGACCGCACTCGTCGGGACCCACTCGCTCGGGATCCCGCTCAAGGACCCCGAGGGATTCCTCGGTCCTGCCTACGTGCGCCTCCCCGCACTCGCCCTCCTGCTCTTCGGCATCGGACTGGTCATCGCGGGCCTGCGCCGCGCCGGGTGGCGCGAGCTGCCGCGCGGCATGGCCGAGGTCGCCCGCCACGAGTGGAGCCTGCGGCGCATCGTCTACATCGCGACCGGTCTGATCACCTTCTACGTCTGCTACGTGGGCTACCGCAACCTCAAGAGCGTGCTGCCGGTCTACCGGCAGGACGTCCTCTTCGACAACCAGCTGCTCGACGTCGACCGCGTCCTCTTCGGCGGTGCCGACCCGGCGGCGGTCCTGCACACGATCCTGCCGCCGGACCTCGCGGCCCCGGTGCTGTCCTTCGTCTACCTGCTCTACCTGCCCCTCGTGCCGGTCTCGCTCATGGCGGTCCTCGTCCTGTGCCGCGACCTGTCCGTGGGCGCCTGGTACGCCACCTCGCTCAGCCTCAACTGGGTGCTCGGTGCGGTGAGCTACTACATCCTGCCCGCGCTCGGCCCGGTCTACGTGCGGCCCGACCTCTTCGCCGGCCTGCCCGACTCGGGTGTCGGTGAGCTGCAGACCGCGCTCCTGCGCAACCGTCTGGAGTTCCTCGCCGACCCGCGCTCGAGCGACGTCATCCAGGGTGTCGCGGCCTTCGCGTCGCTGCACGTGTCGGTGACCTTCGCCCTGGCGCTCTTCCTGCAGCGCACGGCCTCGACCCGCTCGCTGCGCATCGGCGCGTGGACCTTCTTCGGTCTGACCTTCCTCGCGACGATCTACTTCGGCTGGCACTACGTCCTCGACAACATCGCCGGCATGCTCATCGGCTACATCGCCGTCGTCGTCGGCGGCTGGGCCACCGGTCAGCGTCGGCGCGGCAACCAGGCCGTCGTCGTCACGGGCGAGACCGAGGGCTCGCGGTCGCTCGCCAGCGCCTGA
- the orn gene encoding oligoribonuclease, whose product MVEDVTSSTPSSERIVWIDCEMTGLSLEHDALIEVAALVTDYELNQLDEGIDIVVRPPEAALMQMNDFVRDMHTTSGLLDVLAEGTTLAEAEEAVLAHITEHVPDAGKAPLGGNSVATDRAFLVRDMPALEGHLHYRMIDVSSIKELSRRWYPRAYFASPDKNGGHRALADITESIAELRYYREAVFRPQPGLETAELKEIAARHQVG is encoded by the coding sequence ATGGTGGAAGACGTGACTTCTTCGACTCCCTCCTCCGAGCGCATCGTCTGGATCGACTGCGAGATGACCGGCCTCTCCCTCGAGCACGACGCCCTCATCGAGGTCGCGGCCCTGGTCACCGACTACGAGCTCAACCAGCTCGACGAGGGCATTGACATCGTCGTCCGCCCGCCCGAGGCGGCGCTGATGCAGATGAACGACTTCGTCCGCGACATGCACACGACCTCGGGACTGCTCGACGTGCTGGCCGAGGGCACGACCCTCGCCGAGGCCGAGGAGGCCGTCCTCGCCCACATCACGGAGCACGTCCCCGACGCCGGCAAGGCACCGCTCGGCGGCAACAGCGTCGCGACCGACCGCGCCTTCCTCGTGCGGGACATGCCGGCCCTCGAGGGCCACCTGCACTACCGGATGATCGACGTCTCCTCGATCAAGGAGCTCTCGCGCCGCTGGTACCCGCGGGCCTACTTCGCCTCCCCGGACAAGAACGGCGGCCACCGCGCCCTCGCCGACATCACGGAGTCGATCGCCGAGCTGCGCTACTACCGCGAGGCGGTCTTCCGCCCCCAGCCCGGTCTCGAGACGGCCGAGCTCAAGGAGATCGCCGCGCGCCACCAGGTCGGCTGA